Proteins encoded within one genomic window of Oceanispirochaeta sp. M1:
- a CDS encoding BREX protein BrxB domain-containing protein has protein sequence MSRLNRLVNSYKRHISIPWKEDSAAAQRVIFCVYNENEELRLRASIDEFEVATKETGNNWRSIDITYSFSEWLSSQRYAERYFEKPELISTLIPKLTQYITNKVENDVVDIDNKTVVAITGVASLFGFIKVKDLVDKIAPLIPGRLVIFFPGSYEDNNYRLLDGYDGWNYLAVPITADNEI, from the coding sequence ATGAGTAGACTTAATCGATTGGTTAACTCTTATAAAAGGCATATTTCTATCCCCTGGAAGGAAGATTCTGCCGCAGCTCAAAGGGTTATATTCTGTGTGTATAATGAAAATGAAGAATTGCGATTACGAGCAAGTATTGATGAGTTTGAAGTAGCAACAAAAGAAACAGGGAATAATTGGAGATCCATAGATATTACTTATTCATTTTCTGAATGGCTTTCATCCCAACGTTATGCAGAACGCTATTTTGAAAAGCCAGAGTTGATCTCCACATTGATACCCAAACTTACCCAATATATCACTAACAAAGTTGAAAATGATGTTGTTGATATTGATAATAAAACCGTAGTGGCAATTACCGGAGTGGCTTCTCTTTTTGGTTTTATCAAAGTAAAGGATCTTGTTGATAAAATTGCTCCCTTGATTCCTGGTCGATTAGTAATTTTCTTTCCAGGAAGCTATGAAGACAATAATTATAGATTATTAGATGGGTATGATGGCTGGAACTATCTAGCAGTCCCTATAACAGCCGATAACGAAATTTAA